A region of Nitrospirota bacterium DNA encodes the following proteins:
- a CDS encoding type 1 glutamine amidotransferase, whose product MSVLIIKNIITEGPGTIEDFLREQGIPFSIIELGSGEIPPPLKGFDTLIVMGGPMGVYEMDRYPHLMVESRIIREAINRNMKILGICLGAQMIAYCLGAEVYPGPEKEIGWYDIEITGDGLKDLPMRKIAIHPMVRDFWRRFKVFHWHSDTFDIPLDAVLLARSELYKNQAFRYRDNVYGFQFHIEVTRDMLLEWFKNSPEIDRIIEETEKIYEEYIGRAMNFYKVFFRRG is encoded by the coding sequence TTGTCAGTCTTAATAATTAAAAATATAATTACAGAAGGCCCGGGAACGATAGAGGATTTCCTGAGAGAACAGGGTATTCCTTTTAGTATCATAGAACTCGGTTCCGGAGAGATACCACCTCCTTTAAAAGGATTTGATACCCTCATAGTTATGGGTGGGCCTATGGGTGTATACGAGATGGATAGATATCCCCATCTCATGGTAGAGTCACGTATAATCAGAGAAGCGATTAACAGAAATATGAAAATCCTTGGCATCTGTCTCGGTGCCCAGATGATTGCTTATTGCCTCGGTGCAGAGGTTTATCCAGGGCCAGAAAAAGAGATAGGATGGTACGATATAGAGATTACAGGAGATGGTTTAAAAGATCTCCCTATGAGGAAGATTGCGATTCACCCCATGGTCAGAGATTTCTGGAGGAGGTTTAAGGTCTTCCACTGGCATAGTGATACCTTTGACATTCCACTGGATGCTGTATTGTTAGCAAGGTCTGAGCTATATAAAAATCAGGCATTCAGATACAGAGATAATGTCTATGGATTTCAGTTCCATATAGAAGTTACAAGGGATATGCTCCTTGAATGGTTTAAGAACAGTCCTGAGATAGACCGCATAATAGAAGAAACAGAAAAGATATATGAGGAATATATAGGTAGGGCAATGAATTTTTATAAGGTTTTTTTCCGAAGGGGGTGA
- a CDS encoding glutamine synthetase family protein has product MEKPRDKKDVMELIKKNDVKFVRLWFTDIHGQLKSFAIPVEELEYAFDEGMGFDGSSIKGFARIDESDMIARPDPTTFAILPWRPKEKAVARMFCDIYEPDGSPYKGDPRYILKLNLEKARQKGFTFYLGPELEYFYFKSDKGPETLDEGGYFDYPMDAAEDLRRDTILALESMGIKVEYSHHEVAHSQHEIDLRYEDALTMADIVITHRVAVKEIAKRYNLYATFMPKPIFGQNGSGMHTHQSLFEGDRNAFFDPKDQYFLSDIAKKYIAGQLTHIKEITLVLNQWVNSYKRLVPGYEAPVYICWARRNRSTLVRVPLYKPGKEKATRIELRSPDPACNPYLTFACMLQAGIRGIEKGYELPEPIEMDVYHLSDEERKKYNIDCLPGSLIEAIEYAEKSELLRETLGDHIFEQLIISKKVEWDDYRIRIHPYEIERYLPIL; this is encoded by the coding sequence ATGGAAAAACCAAGAGACAAAAAGGATGTGATGGAGCTGATAAAGAAAAATGATGTGAAGTTTGTCAGGCTCTGGTTTACTGATATCCATGGCCAGCTCAAAAGTTTTGCGATTCCGGTTGAGGAACTCGAATATGCCTTTGATGAAGGTATGGGATTTGATGGCTCATCCATCAAGGGTTTTGCGAGGATTGATGAAAGCGACATGATCGCAAGGCCGGATCCAACCACCTTCGCCATACTTCCATGGAGGCCAAAGGAGAAGGCTGTTGCGAGGATGTTCTGTGATATCTATGAACCGGATGGCTCCCCGTACAAAGGAGACCCTCGATATATCCTTAAGTTGAACCTTGAGAAGGCAAGACAGAAGGGATTTACGTTTTATCTAGGCCCTGAGCTCGAATACTTCTATTTTAAATCTGACAAGGGTCCAGAGACACTCGATGAAGGTGGTTATTTTGATTATCCCATGGATGCTGCGGAGGACCTCCGTCGTGATACCATTCTCGCACTCGAATCCATGGGTATAAAGGTTGAATATTCCCATCATGAGGTAGCCCATTCACAGCATGAGATAGATTTAAGATATGAAGATGCATTGACAATGGCTGATATAGTAATAACTCACAGGGTAGCTGTGAAGGAGATTGCCAAAAGGTATAATCTCTATGCCACATTCATGCCAAAACCCATATTCGGTCAGAACGGAAGTGGCATGCATACCCATCAGTCCCTTTTTGAAGGTGACAGGAATGCCTTCTTTGACCCAAAGGATCAATATTTTCTCTCGGATATTGCGAAGAAATACATTGCAGGCCAACTTACCCATATAAAAGAGATAACACTTGTTCTCAATCAATGGGTCAATTCTTATAAAAGGCTTGTACCCGGATATGAAGCCCCTGTCTATATCTGCTGGGCAAGACGAAACAGGTCTACCCTCGTGAGGGTTCCCCTTTATAAACCAGGCAAAGAGAAGGCAACACGCATAGAGCTCCGTTCACCAGACCCTGCCTGTAATCCCTATCTTACCTTTGCCTGTATGCTTCAGGCAGGAATTAGAGGTATAGAGAAAGGCTATGAGCTTCCGGAGCCTATAGAGATGGATGTTTATCACCTTTCTGATGAAGAAAGGAAAAAATATAACATTGACTGTTTACCTGGAAGTCTCATTGAGGCTATAGAATATGCAGAAAAGAGTGAACTTCTAAGGGAAACCCTCGGCGACCATATCTTTGAACAGCTTATAATCAGCAAAAAAGTAGAGTGGGATGACTACCGAATAAGAATTCACCCTTATGAGATAGAACGATATCTACCAATTCTTTAA
- a CDS encoding TldD/PmbA family protein — protein sequence MISYEVIQKILKRALRQGGDYAEIFVEHTRPTGIILEDNKIEKVISGIDIGAGIRIIFNGKTAYAYTNELSERALIELAETASNVVKQTEKDTTINLIRRNPSVDFTIKRHPQSVGISEKVSVVSKANTLSRKYDNRIRQVTVSYRDVIQKVQIGNSEGLMAEDERIHTLFFINVIASDGDIIQTGYEPVGGLIGFEIFNEHPPEVVAEKASKRAVMMLSAKRAHGGKMPVVISAEAGGTMIHEAIGHGLEADLAQQGLSVFSGKIGKQVASKIITVVDDATLPNKRGSFRFDDEGVEAQRTVLVENGILKGYMYDRLSAMKDGVRPTGNGRRESYKHKPIPRMTNTFIALGTSNPVDIIKSIDKGLFVKKMGGGQVNTVNGDFVFEVNESYLIEYGQIGEPVRGATLTGNGPEILNQIDMVGNDLGFSIGTCGKDGQGVPVSDAMPTIRIPRMVVGGEV from the coding sequence ATGATTTCCTATGAGGTAATTCAGAAGATTCTAAAGAGGGCCCTGCGACAGGGCGGTGATTATGCCGAGATATTTGTTGAACATACACGACCTACAGGTATAATTCTTGAAGACAATAAAATAGAGAAGGTCATATCAGGTATAGATATAGGGGCAGGGATAAGGATAATATTTAACGGAAAAACAGCATATGCATACACAAATGAACTATCAGAGAGAGCACTCATAGAACTTGCAGAAACAGCAAGTAATGTAGTCAAACAGACAGAAAAAGATACAACCATAAATCTCATCAGGAGAAATCCATCTGTTGACTTTACAATTAAAAGACATCCACAATCAGTTGGTATCTCTGAAAAGGTTAGTGTTGTATCAAAGGCAAATACCCTGAGCAGAAAATATGATAACAGGATAAGGCAGGTTACAGTCTCATATAGAGATGTTATTCAAAAGGTGCAGATAGGTAACTCTGAGGGATTGATGGCGGAGGATGAAAGAATCCATACACTCTTTTTTATTAATGTAATTGCTTCTGATGGCGATATCATCCAGACAGGATATGAACCTGTGGGTGGCCTTATTGGTTTTGAGATATTCAATGAACATCCACCTGAGGTCGTAGCAGAAAAGGCATCGAAGAGAGCTGTAATGATGCTTTCAGCAAAGAGAGCTCATGGTGGAAAGATGCCTGTGGTTATATCCGCTGAGGCAGGTGGAACTATGATTCACGAGGCAATAGGACACGGACTCGAGGCTGACCTTGCACAGCAAGGGTTATCTGTCTTTTCAGGCAAGATAGGGAAACAGGTTGCATCAAAAATAATTACCGTCGTTGATGATGCTACTTTACCTAATAAAAGAGGCTCATTCAGATTTGATGATGAAGGGGTAGAGGCACAGAGAACGGTACTGGTTGAAAATGGAATACTTAAGGGTTATATGTATGATAGGCTTTCAGCGATGAAGGACGGTGTTAGACCAACAGGGAATGGACGCAGAGAATCATATAAACACAAACCCATACCGAGGATGACCAATACATTCATTGCACTGGGAACATCAAATCCTGTTGATATAATTAAATCCATTGATAAAGGGCTTTTTGTAAAGAAGATGGGAGGAGGACAGGTCAATACCGTAAATGGTGATTTTGTCTTTGAAGTAAATGAGAGTTATTTAATAGAGTATGGACAGATAGGAGAGCCTGTCAGAGGAGCAACATTAACAGGAAACGGGCCTGAGATACTAAATCAGATAGATATGGTGGGGAATGACCTCGGTTTTTCTATAGGGACATGCGGAAAAGATGGACAGGGCGTTCCTGTTAGCGATGCCATGCCAACAATAAGGATACCAAGGATGGTTGTCGGAGGAGAGGTGTAG
- a CDS encoding 4Fe-4S binding protein, which yields MAVGDTRSSNFFDFIVDRDTERCIECLVCIQQCPYDANIH from the coding sequence ATGGCAGTAGGAGATACGAGAAGTAGTAACTTTTTTGATTTTATAGTTGATAGAGACACAGAGCGCTGTATTGAATGCCTTGTATGCATCCAGCAGTGTCCTTATGATGCAAATATCCATA